From Cecembia calidifontis, one genomic window encodes:
- the mfd gene encoding transcription-repair coupling factor, whose amino-acid sequence MEKSDFLSLYTNDPFVKNLTESLQAAGHRKFQIKGLSGSLDMVMFSAVVKALGGYHLIIAHDKEEAAYLNNDLQELLTGQEILLFPSSYKRPYQYDEVENANILMRAEILNRILAREKKLEIVVSYAEALYEKVINKRALKDNTFKAKVGEKVDLEFIAELLSTYDFEKTDFVYEAGQFSIRGGIVDIFSYANDLPFRLELFGKEIESIRTFDPETQLSVDSIEQISIIPNVQTKLLQEVRQSFLEFLPEGTYIWFKDYHYTLDSLDESFQKAERQFYQIVKSTENEKLLIRPKDLFDNSETFLNIISTYPQIEFGHKFYFKEAKSFQFDSQPQPSFNKNFELLVENLVENEKKGRMNIICSESDKQINRLENIFHELDPTLKVQSLLIGLREGFVDKNLELACYTDHQIFERFHRYKTKQKASKSKALTLRELNTLNPGDFVVHVDYGVGRFAGLEKVDVGGKMQEAVRLVFRDDDLLYVNIHSLHKISKYSGQEGTAPAMSKLGSPEWENKKKKVKSKVKDIAKELISLYAKRRNAPGFAFSPDSVLQVELESSFVFEDTPDQASATADVKSDMEKPYPMDRLVCGDVGFGKTEVAIRAAFKALNDRKQVAVLVPTTILAMQHYQTFKERLKDFPVKVEYINRFRTAKEIKEITKQVSTGEIDILVGTHRIVNKDIKFKDLGLLIIDEEQKFGVKVKDQLKELKVNVDVLTLTATPIPRTLHFSLMGARDLSVIASPPPNRQPVTTEIHTFNEEIIRDAIAFELRRGGQVFFVHNRVGEIDSIANLIMRLVPDARVAGAHGQMDGKKLEKIMVKFIEGEYDVLVSTNIIESGLDIPNANTIIINRAHMFGLSDLHQMRGRVGRSNKKAFCYLLTTPTSGLTPEARKRLRTLEEFSDLGDGFKVAMRDLDIRGAGNLLGAEQSGFITDLGFDMYHKILDEAVQELKENEFVALFEVDLKEKVEVLVQDCVIETDFELLIPEKYVSNISERLNLYSKLDNIKKEEELQQFANSIQDRFGPVPDVVNDLFETVRLRWLAEQLGFEKLSLKSEVMKCYFVPSSKESYYKSDTFGKILRYIQTQPKSCKIKEIKGRLILNISGVKSIQTAKKWLQDIKDS is encoded by the coding sequence TTGGAAAAATCCGATTTCTTATCACTTTACACAAATGACCCTTTTGTCAAAAACCTAACCGAAAGCCTGCAGGCTGCTGGACATAGAAAATTCCAGATCAAGGGACTTTCGGGAAGTTTGGACATGGTCATGTTCAGCGCTGTGGTAAAAGCATTGGGAGGATATCACCTGATCATCGCTCATGATAAGGAAGAAGCGGCCTATCTGAACAATGACCTTCAGGAACTGCTGACCGGTCAGGAAATTTTGCTATTCCCCTCCTCTTACAAAAGACCCTACCAATACGATGAAGTGGAAAATGCCAATATCCTGATGAGGGCTGAAATCCTTAACAGGATCCTGGCAAGGGAAAAAAAGCTGGAGATTGTGGTGAGTTATGCCGAAGCGCTTTACGAAAAAGTAATCAACAAAAGGGCACTTAAGGACAATACCTTCAAGGCCAAGGTAGGAGAAAAAGTGGACCTGGAATTCATCGCCGAGCTCCTGTCTACCTATGATTTCGAAAAAACGGATTTTGTGTATGAGGCCGGTCAGTTTTCAATAAGGGGCGGGATTGTGGATATCTTTTCCTATGCCAATGACCTGCCGTTCCGGCTAGAACTTTTTGGCAAAGAAATTGAAAGCATCAGGACTTTTGATCCGGAAACCCAGCTCTCAGTGGACAGTATCGAGCAGATCAGCATCATCCCGAATGTTCAGACCAAATTGCTCCAGGAAGTCAGGCAATCATTTTTGGAGTTTTTGCCGGAAGGCACCTATATCTGGTTCAAAGATTACCATTACACACTCGATAGCTTGGATGAAAGCTTTCAGAAGGCAGAGAGACAATTTTACCAGATTGTCAAAAGCACAGAAAATGAAAAACTCCTGATCAGGCCGAAGGATTTGTTTGATAATTCCGAGACATTTTTGAATATCATTTCAACTTATCCACAGATAGAATTTGGCCATAAATTCTATTTCAAAGAGGCAAAATCATTTCAGTTTGATTCCCAGCCACAACCATCTTTCAACAAAAATTTTGAACTCTTGGTAGAAAATCTGGTCGAGAATGAAAAGAAAGGCAGGATGAATATCATCTGTTCGGAAAGTGACAAACAGATCAATAGGCTCGAGAATATTTTCCATGAGCTTGATCCTACATTAAAGGTCCAGTCCTTGTTGATCGGTCTCAGGGAAGGATTTGTGGATAAAAACCTGGAGCTAGCCTGTTACACAGACCACCAGATTTTTGAAAGGTTTCACCGTTATAAAACCAAACAAAAAGCCAGCAAGAGCAAGGCTTTGACTTTAAGGGAATTGAATACCCTCAATCCCGGGGATTTTGTAGTCCATGTGGATTATGGCGTGGGCCGCTTTGCCGGACTAGAAAAAGTGGATGTAGGAGGCAAAATGCAGGAAGCAGTACGTTTGGTGTTCCGTGATGATGACCTGCTTTATGTGAATATTCATTCCCTTCACAAGATTTCCAAATATTCCGGACAGGAAGGCACAGCCCCTGCTATGTCCAAATTGGGATCTCCCGAATGGGAAAACAAAAAGAAAAAAGTCAAAAGCAAAGTCAAGGACATAGCGAAGGAACTGATATCCCTTTATGCTAAGCGGAGAAATGCCCCGGGTTTTGCCTTCTCACCGGATTCTGTACTACAGGTGGAGCTCGAAAGCTCCTTTGTCTTTGAAGATACTCCGGATCAGGCCTCTGCCACGGCTGATGTCAAAAGCGATATGGAAAAGCCCTATCCTATGGACCGCTTGGTCTGTGGAGATGTGGGATTTGGAAAGACGGAAGTTGCTATCCGTGCGGCCTTCAAAGCCTTAAATGACAGAAAGCAAGTGGCCGTATTGGTTCCCACCACTATTTTGGCCATGCAGCATTATCAGACTTTCAAGGAAAGATTGAAAGATTTTCCGGTAAAAGTGGAATACATCAACCGCTTCCGTACGGCTAAAGAAATCAAAGAAATTACCAAACAGGTCTCCACAGGCGAAATAGATATTTTGGTCGGCACACATAGAATTGTCAACAAAGATATCAAATTCAAAGACCTAGGCCTTTTGATCATTGATGAAGAACAAAAGTTTGGGGTAAAAGTCAAAGATCAGCTCAAGGAACTCAAGGTCAATGTGGATGTACTTACCCTGACAGCTACACCGATTCCGCGCACCCTCCATTTTTCTTTGATGGGGGCCAGGGACCTTTCGGTGATTGCCTCCCCTCCGCCCAACAGACAGCCTGTCACCACAGAGATTCATACTTTCAATGAGGAAATCATCCGTGATGCTATTGCTTTTGAACTTCGCAGGGGCGGGCAGGTATTTTTTGTGCACAACCGCGTGGGTGAAATCGACTCCATTGCCAACCTCATTATGCGCCTGGTGCCTGATGCAAGGGTAGCGGGAGCTCATGGACAGATGGATGGCAAAAAACTTGAAAAAATCATGGTGAAGTTTATCGAAGGGGAATATGATGTCTTGGTATCTACCAATATCATTGAGTCCGGTCTCGATATCCCTAACGCCAATACCATTATCATCAACAGGGCACATATGTTTGGGCTGAGTGACCTGCATCAGATGAGGGGAAGGGTAGGACGAAGCAATAAGAAGGCCTTTTGTTACCTGCTGACAACACCTACTTCAGGTTTGACGCCTGAAGCCAGAAAAAGACTGCGGACATTGGAGGAATTTTCGGACTTGGGGGACGGATTCAAAGTGGCTATGCGGGATTTGGATATCAGGGGTGCCGGCAATTTGCTGGGAGCAGAGCAAAGTGGGTTCATCACGGACCTGGGATTCGATATGTACCATAAAATTTTGGATGAAGCGGTGCAGGAACTCAAGGAAAATGAGTTTGTCGCACTGTTTGAAGTGGATCTTAAAGAAAAAGTTGAGGTATTGGTACAGGATTGTGTGATCGAGACAGACTTTGAGTTATTAATTCCTGAAAAATATGTATCCAATATTTCTGAACGTTTGAATCTTTATTCCAAATTGGACAATATCAAAAAAGAAGAGGAGCTGCAGCAATTTGCCAATTCCATTCAGGATAGGTTTGGTCCGGTTCCCGATGTTGTCAATGATCTCTTTGAAACGGTGAGGCTTCGGTGGCTGGCCGAGCAACTAGGATTTGAGAAACTTTCCCTCAAAAGTGAAGTCATGAAATGTTACTTTGTACCTTCCTCCAAAGAAAGTTATTATAAGTCAGATACTTTTGGAAAGATTCTTCGTTATATACAAACCCAGCCCAAATCCTGCAAAATCAAGGAGATTAAAGGGAGGCTCATTCTGAACATTTCTGGGGTAAAAAGTATACAAACAGCTAAAAAATGGCTTCAGGACATAAAAGATTCATAA
- a CDS encoding aspartyl protease family protein, with protein MVLKSLTAGFIFSLCIFLTAEGQVPGFYMKEPKKKTEVPFYASNNLIILPVSINNGPAVNFLIDTGVKTNILFSKTIGDQLNMTYTRKLDLVGADGSTVLTANVSPNNHLDLGVLEGVMQTVLVLDDDFFELEMVIGVPVFGVIGFEFFKYNPVKVDYDKSVITFYETDGLRWRPLGFRKTNMKIENSKPYITGKVRQLVGEDLDAKLLIDLGANHGLLLNMETSEKIKLPPKYIESDLGRSLGGELFGYVGRVRSLKFGGLKFNDIITSFPEETEFSYVIKESGRQGSIGSELLSRTKLILDYRKNRFYFKKGSTFSNPFEFDMSGITPKMLPTDDKVFIVGNLRKNSPAEEAGIQQNDVFLEINKIPSDFWELSDLIKLFRSEEDRSINLKMKRYRSNQLDDYEVIETSFLLKRQI; from the coding sequence ATGGTCTTGAAGTCATTGACAGCTGGATTTATCTTCTCATTGTGTATTTTCCTGACCGCAGAAGGGCAGGTTCCGGGATTTTACATGAAAGAACCCAAGAAAAAAACTGAAGTTCCATTCTACGCCTCCAATAACCTCATCATTCTGCCTGTATCTATCAATAACGGCCCTGCTGTAAATTTTTTGATTGATACAGGGGTTAAGACGAATATTCTTTTCAGCAAAACCATCGGAGATCAATTGAACATGACCTATACCCGGAAGCTGGATCTGGTAGGAGCTGATGGGAGCACTGTGCTAACAGCTAATGTTTCTCCCAATAATCACCTGGACTTGGGAGTACTGGAGGGGGTGATGCAGACGGTCCTGGTATTGGATGATGATTTTTTTGAACTGGAAATGGTGATTGGTGTGCCTGTTTTTGGTGTCATCGGCTTTGAATTTTTTAAATACAATCCGGTAAAAGTGGACTATGATAAAAGTGTCATAACTTTTTACGAAACCGATGGCTTGAGATGGCGGCCTTTGGGTTTCAGAAAGACAAACATGAAAATTGAAAACAGTAAGCCTTATATTACAGGAAAAGTAAGGCAATTGGTTGGAGAGGACCTGGATGCAAAATTGCTCATTGATTTAGGGGCCAACCACGGACTGTTGCTCAACATGGAAACCTCGGAAAAGATCAAACTGCCCCCCAAATACATTGAAAGCGATTTGGGCAGATCCTTGGGAGGAGAGCTGTTCGGTTATGTGGGCAGGGTAAGATCGCTTAAATTTGGCGGTTTGAAATTCAATGATATCATCACCTCCTTCCCGGAGGAAACAGAATTCAGTTATGTGATCAAAGAAAGTGGGAGGCAAGGAAGCATAGGTTCTGAATTGCTAAGCAGGACAAAACTCATATTGGATTACCGGAAAAACCGGTTCTATTTCAAAAAAGGCTCCACCTTTTCCAATCCCTTTGAGTTTGACATGAGCGGCATCACCCCCAAAATGCTACCCACAGATGATAAAGTTTTTATTGTAGGGAATTTGAGGAAAAACTCCCCTGCCGAAGAAGCCGGTATCCAACAAAACGATGTATTTCTGGAAATCAACAAGATTCCTTCTGATTTTTGGGAATTGTCAGATTTGATCAAACTTTTCAGATCTGAAGAAGACCGGAGTATCAACCTGAAAATGAAGAGATACC
- a CDS encoding cytochrome c oxidase subunit 3: MKKTKTTWFQKIEKMHPYQTLMYLGMLGSGLIFLFMTVAFLASGTGNMEGLGFKMPKSFIISTLVILISGYTVSKMLLHFKEESLNKLKNSLLSTFLLGVLFTALQFLGWRELGTMGIDFRGLPSGSFLYVLSGIHIFHLIGAMIFGIIMLVKYNRTEKDDIQHLLLLTNPYEKMRITLFTTYWHFMDLIWLLLFLIFVLTF; encoded by the coding sequence ATGAAAAAAACCAAAACTACCTGGTTTCAGAAGATTGAAAAAATGCACCCTTACCAAACACTCATGTACCTGGGCATGTTGGGGAGTGGACTGATATTTTTGTTTATGACAGTTGCCTTTTTGGCTTCGGGTACGGGAAATATGGAGGGCTTGGGCTTCAAAATGCCAAAATCTTTTATCATCAGCACCTTGGTCATTCTGATCAGTGGATACACTGTTTCCAAAATGTTGCTTCACTTCAAAGAAGAGTCCCTGAATAAACTTAAAAACAGCCTTTTGAGTACTTTTTTATTGGGTGTCCTGTTTACGGCCCTTCAATTCTTGGGCTGGAGGGAACTGGGTACTATGGGGATAGATTTCAGGGGCCTGCCCAGTGGCAGTTTTCTATATGTTCTCAGTGGCATCCATATTTTCCATCTTATCGGGGCGATGATATTTGGGATAATCATGCTGGTCAAATACAACCGTACAGAAAAAGACGATATACAGCATCTCCTTTTACTGACCAATCCCTATGAAAAAATGAGGATCACACTTTTTACCACCTATTGGCATTTTATGGACCTGATATGGCTGCTGCTTTTTTTGATTTTTGTGCTGACATTTTAA
- a CDS encoding Fur family transcriptional regulator, whose protein sequence is MAEKSVVEKAKKIFENFLARQGSRKTPERFSVIDELYALPQDEHIDVEGLFLLMRNKGYSISRATIYNTLDLLVECGLAVKHQFKDKVALYEQALTYKHHDHHVCNQCRKIREFSDERINLIKEAMGSEFQSSITSHSLVLYGDCKIPDCENMRII, encoded by the coding sequence ATGGCAGAAAAATCAGTTGTAGAAAAAGCGAAGAAGATTTTTGAAAATTTCCTGGCCAGACAGGGAAGCAGAAAAACACCTGAAAGATTTTCCGTAATAGATGAGCTCTATGCCTTGCCTCAGGACGAGCATATAGATGTGGAAGGCTTGTTTTTGTTGATGAGAAACAAAGGCTATTCCATCAGCAGGGCCACAATATACAATACCCTTGACCTTTTGGTAGAATGTGGGCTTGCCGTAAAACATCAGTTCAAAGATAAAGTGGCTTTGTATGAGCAGGCTTTGACATACAAACACCATGACCACCATGTCTGCAACCAATGCAGAAAAATCCGGGAATTTTCCGACGAGCGCATCAATTTGATCAAAGAAGCCATGGGCAGTGAATTCCAATCTTCCATTACGAGTCATTCCCTGGTCTTGTATGGCGACTGTAAAATCCCCGATTGCGAAAACATGAGGATTATTTGA
- a CDS encoding SRPBCC family protein: protein MKIIISTPVEQDYLTVKEGFNENLFLQLSPPFPPVRLLRFDGSAKGDSVILELDFLFFKQKWISTITDDQTDEKEFYFIDEGVELPFFLKKWKHKHRIIRAGNQSIIRDEIEFQGPFGLMTLLLYPALFLQFLYRKPIYKKIFRIK from the coding sequence ATGAAAATAATCATTTCCACACCGGTTGAGCAGGATTACCTTACCGTAAAAGAAGGCTTCAATGAAAATCTTTTTCTTCAGCTCAGTCCTCCATTTCCTCCGGTACGATTGCTCCGTTTTGATGGTTCGGCTAAAGGTGACAGTGTCATTTTGGAATTGGATTTTTTGTTTTTTAAGCAAAAATGGATTTCAACAATTACAGATGACCAAACAGATGAAAAAGAATTCTATTTTATAGACGAAGGTGTGGAATTGCCTTTTTTCCTGAAAAAATGGAAGCACAAACACAGGATTATACGGGCCGGCAACCAAAGCATCATAAGGGACGAAATAGAATTTCAAGGCCCCTTTGGTTTGATGACCTTGCTCTTATATCCTGCCTTGTTCCTTCAGTTTTTGTACAGAAAACCGATCTACAAAAAAATATTCAGGATCAAATAA